Below is a window of Verrucomicrobiota bacterium DNA.
GGCCGCGCGCTCGATGGTTGCTCACTCGACGAGTGCGCCATCATCTGCGGACATCTTCGCGCTTCAGTTCGCGGAGTGGCCGGGCAAGGCGCCCGAGCCGGCCGCGCGGTGGTCGAACCGGTTTCCGCTTTCAAGCGGCTGGTGATTTGCCACTCTCCGCGCGTGACCCTTTCCATCGTGGTGCCCGCCTTCAACGAGGAGAAGCTCATCGCCGCCACGCTGGACCGCATTCACGCCGCGCGCGAGGCGTTCACAAGGCTCGGCTGGGAGAGCGAGATTATTGTCTGCGACAACAACTCGAACGACCGCACGCCCGAGCTCGCCCGGGCTGCGGGGGCAAAGGTCGTGTTTGAGCCGGTCAATCAAATCGCGCGCGCACGGAATTCCGGGGCGCGCGCCGCAACCGGGGACTGGCTGATCTTCGTGGACGCGGATTCGCACCCCTCGGTGGAACTGTTCGGCGAGGTCGCGAATGTCATCCGCGCCGGTCGCGCGATCGCGGGCGGCTGCCTCATTCAGTTCGACGGGCAGAACCGCGAGGCGAATTTCTGGATCGGCATCTGGAACATTGTGAGCCGGCTGACCCGATACGCCGCGGGGTCGTTCATCTTCTGCGAGGCCGCCGGGTTTCGCGAAATCGGCGGGTTCAACGAGAAGCTCTTTGCGACCGAGGAGCTGGATTTGAGCAGGCGCCTCAAGAAGCTCGCGCGCCAGCGGAACCGCAAGATGGTGATCATCACACGGCACCGG
It encodes the following:
- a CDS encoding glycosyltransferase, encoding MFSDNRTGATIARLTSAARRISPAATGARGWIRVELLERKGRALDGCSLDECAIICGHLRASVRGVAGQGARAGRAVVEPVSAFKRLVICHSPRVTLSIVVPAFNEEKLIAATLDRIHAAREAFTRLGWESEIIVCDNNSNDRTPELARAAGAKVVFEPVNQIARARNSGARAATGDWLIFVDADSHPSVELFGEVANVIRAGRAIAGGCLIQFDGQNREANFWIGIWNIVSRLTRYAAGSFIFCEAAGFREIGGFNEKLFATEELDLSRRLKKLARQRNRKMVIITRHRLITSVRKIMLYSRFEHIRFITRTIVSGGRVLRNRDDCPVWYDGRR